In Temnothorax longispinosus isolate EJ_2023e chromosome 2, Tlon_JGU_v1, whole genome shotgun sequence, one DNA window encodes the following:
- the LOC139809134 gene encoding uncharacterized protein isoform X6: protein MEEMHQSPQVGPNMMAGVGGVPNHSNNVNRRNRVRVTLHTMMLEKLPLHEAARLEMKSLPSKTPVSILQELLSRRGTIPKYELVQIKEAIHEPTFRYRVTVTDVVDPIVSVMGTGRSKKEAKHAAAKAVLDKLIGVNTEGVESPLLNSLPDSQNLQELQTYEEEKIVNNPIGALQEMCMSHHWPPPKYTMESEEGLPHERQFTIVCSILKYREVGQGKSKKVAKRHAAHKMWQALHDMNNQALKINYTTFLCRPSTSSLADYSVDLSAERQSQDTSSLPVQSFKETAEETGEFNEPSTSIIMGFDTNSTAECQNQESSELPVQSFEQTRKETSALDKSSTSSAADYSMAPTDAERQSGELSGLPVQSLKEMAEETGALDKPSTSSLADYSVDSSAERQSQDTSSSSVQSFKETAEETNAFNEPSTSITTGFDTNPTAVCRSQEKVDLDPQTCERSKKERARIGTVMTSRKKWSTLWNYFEELKPLLVKCTTCKKEIKVPHKTNRTTKMRVHLLKEHGIFFGDTRTLPDDLRKYYSELPGYKAKCKDCGNTLSFLTKIGNLQRHLRMRHSIKIQSRNNLYYRKVMTSRKKYSKLWNYFEELKPSLMKCTTCKKEIKVFHLTDRTTKMRAHLFNVHGISLDDDTLTLTDDLKQYYSELPGYKAKCKECCKTVSFLTHMPNLREHLRRRHSIRIQSRNKPSTSSLADNGMDRSAECQSEDTSGLSGQSFKEMTGKTGAHNESSISSLADNGMDPFAERQNQDTSDLLVQSFKKTTEKTGALKEPSTSSSMDYNTNPAAECQSQETIDLDPQMCKQSRKETRARDRKFVIGELNAAECKGKGTSRVRRVFLQSRFL, encoded by the exons atggagGAAATGCATCAATCACCGCAAGTCGGGCCTAACATGATGGCTGGTGTGGGTGGCGTTCCTAATCATTCAAACAACGTCAATCGCCGTAATAGAGTTCGCGTAACGTTGCACACCATGATGTTGGAAAAACTACCGTTGCACGAGGCGGCACGTTTGGAAATGAAGTCGTTACCCAGCAAAACCCCCGTCTCCATTCTGCAGGAATTGCTCTCCCGCCGAGGCACGATACCCAAGTACGAGCTGGTGCAGATCAAGGAAGCCATTCACGAGCCTACGTTTCGATACAGAGTCACCGTCACCGACGTCGTTGATCCCATTGTTTCAGTAATGGGAACTGGCAGGTCCAAAAAAGAAGCGAAACACGCCGCCGCGAAAGCCGTGCTGGATAAATTAATTGGAGTAAATACCGAAGGTGTAGAATCTCCACTTCTAAATAGTTTGCCCGACTCACAAAATTTACAAGAACTCCAGACATATGAGGAGGAGAAAATAGTCAACAACCCAATCGGAGCCTTACAAGAAATGTGTATGTCGCACCACTGGCCACCTCCGAAATACACGATGGAGAGTGAAGAAGGTTTACCTCACGAGAGACAATTCACTATTGTTTGTTCAATCCTAAAGTATCGCGAAGTTGGTcaaggaaaaagtaaaaaagtcgCAAAAAGACATGCCGCTCACAAGATGTGGCAAGCTCTACACGATATGAATAATCAAGCTCTCAAGATTAATTATACTACTTTTCTATGCAGACCAAGCACTTCAAGTTTAGCGGATTATAGTGTGGATCTTTCTGCAGAACGTCAAAGTCAAGATACATCTAGTTTGCCCGTTCAATCATTTAAAGAAACGGCAGAAGAAACAGGCGAATttaatga ACCAAGCACTTCAATTATAATGGGTTTTGATACGAATTCTACTGCAGAATGTCAAAACCAAGAATCATCTGAGTTGCCCGTTCAATCATTTGAACaaacaagaaaagaaacaagCGCACTTGATAA ATCAAGCACTTCAAGTGCAGCGGATTATAGTATGGCTCCTACTGATGCAGAACGTCAAAGTGGAGAACTATCTGGTTTGCCAGTTCAATCACTTAAAGAAATGGCAGAAGAAACAGGCGCACTtgataa ACCAAGCACTTCAAGTTTAGCAGATTATAGTGTGGATTCTTCTGCAGAACGTCAAAGTCAAGATACATCTAGTTCGTCCGTTCAATCATTTAAAGAAACGGCAGAAGAAACAAACGCATttaatga ACCAAGCACTTCAATTACAACGGGTTTTGATACAAATCCTACTGCAGTTTGTCGAAGTCAGGAAAAAGTTGATTTGGATCCTCAAACATGTGAACGATCGAAAAAAGAAAGGGCACGTATTGG AACGGTTATGacatcgagaaaaaaatggagcacgttgtggaattatttcgaggaattgaAACCTTTGCTGGTGAAGTGCACgacctgtaaaaaagaaattaaggtaCCTCATAAAACAAATCGCACAACAAAAATGAGAGTACACTTATTAAAAGAACATGGAATATTTTTCGGTGACACTCGCACACTACCTGACGACTTGAGGAAATATTACTCGGAGTTACCGGGATATAAGGCCAAATGTAAAGATTGTGGCAACACATTATCCTTCTTAACAAAGATTGGAAATTTACAAAGACATTTAAGAATGAGACATTCCATAAAAATACAGAGTCGAAATAA TCTGTATTACAGAAAGGTTATGacatcgagaaaaaaatacagcAAGTTGTGGAATTATTTTGAAGAATTGAAACCTTCGCTGATGAAGTGCACgacctgtaaaaaagaaattaaggtaTTTCATCTAACAGATCGCACAACAAAAATGAGAGCCCACTTATTTAATGTACATGGAATATCTCTCGATGATGACACTCTCACACTAACTGACgacttaaaacaatattactcggagttaccgggatataaggcaaaatgtaaagaatgtTGCAAAACAGTGTCTTTCTTAACACATATGCCAAATTTACGAGAACATTTAAGAAGGAGACATTCCATAAGAATCCAGAGTCGAAATAA ACCAAGCACTTCAAGTTTAGCGGATAATGGTATGGATCGTTCTGCAGAATGTCAAAGTGAAGATACATCTGGTTTGTCCGGTCAATCATTTAAAGAAATGACAGGAAAAACAGGCGCACAtaatga ATCAAGCATTTCAAGTTTAGCGGATAATGGTATGGATCCTTTTGCAGAACGTCAAAATCAAGATACATCTGACTTGCTCGttcaatcatttaaaaaaacgacAGAAAAAACAGGCGCTCTTAAAGA ACCAAGCACTTCAAGTTCAATGGATTATAATACAAATCCCGCTGCAGAATGTCAAAGTCAGGAAACAATTGATTTGGATCCTCAAATGTGTAAACAATCGAGAAAGGAAACAAGAGCACGTGATag AAAATTTGTTATAGGGGAGCTGAACGCAGCAGAGTGCAAGGGTAAAGGCACATCCCGTGTGCGACGTGTGTTCCTGCAATCCCGGTTTTTATAA
- the LOC139809134 gene encoding uncharacterized protein isoform X10: MEEMHQSPQVGPNMMAGVGGVPNHSNNVNRRNRVRVTLHTMMLEKLPLHEAARLEMKSLPSKTPVSILQELLSRRGTIPKYELVQIKEAIHEPTFRYRVTVTDVVDPIVSVMGTGRSKKEAKHAAAKAVLDKLIGVNTEGVESPLLNSLPDSQNLQELQTYEEEKIVNNPIGALQEMCMSHHWPPPKYTMESEEGLPHERQFTIVCSILKYREVGQGKSKKVAKRHAAHKMWQALHDMNNQALKINYTTFLCRPSTSSLADYSVDLSAERQSQDTSSLPVQSFKETAEETGEFNEPSTSIIMGFDTNSTAECQNQESSELPVQSFEQTRKETSALDKSSTSSAADYSMAPTDAERQSGELSGLPVQSLKEMAEETGALDKPSTSSLADYSVDSSAERQSQDTSSSSVQSFKETAEETNAFNEPSTSITTGFDTNPTAVCRSQEKVDLDPQTCERSKKERARIGTVMTSRKKWSTLWNYFEELKPLLVKCTTCKKEIKVPHKTNRTTKMRVHLLKEHGIFFGDTRTLPDDLRKYYSELPGYKAKCKDCGNTLSFLTKIGNLQRHLRMRHSIKIQSRNNLYYRKVMTSRKKYSKLWNYFEELKPSLMKCTTCKKEIKVFHLTDRTTKMRAHLFNVHGISLDDDTLTLTDDLKQYYSELPGYKAKCKECCKTVSFLTHMPNLREHLRRRHSIRIQSRNKPSTSSLADNGMDRSAECQSEDTSGLSGQSFKEMTGKTGAHNESSISSLADNGMDPFAERQNQDTSDLLVQSFKKTTEKTGALKEPSTSSSMDYNTNPAAECQSQETIDLDPQMCKQSRKETRARDRGAERSRVQG, translated from the exons atggagGAAATGCATCAATCACCGCAAGTCGGGCCTAACATGATGGCTGGTGTGGGTGGCGTTCCTAATCATTCAAACAACGTCAATCGCCGTAATAGAGTTCGCGTAACGTTGCACACCATGATGTTGGAAAAACTACCGTTGCACGAGGCGGCACGTTTGGAAATGAAGTCGTTACCCAGCAAAACCCCCGTCTCCATTCTGCAGGAATTGCTCTCCCGCCGAGGCACGATACCCAAGTACGAGCTGGTGCAGATCAAGGAAGCCATTCACGAGCCTACGTTTCGATACAGAGTCACCGTCACCGACGTCGTTGATCCCATTGTTTCAGTAATGGGAACTGGCAGGTCCAAAAAAGAAGCGAAACACGCCGCCGCGAAAGCCGTGCTGGATAAATTAATTGGAGTAAATACCGAAGGTGTAGAATCTCCACTTCTAAATAGTTTGCCCGACTCACAAAATTTACAAGAACTCCAGACATATGAGGAGGAGAAAATAGTCAACAACCCAATCGGAGCCTTACAAGAAATGTGTATGTCGCACCACTGGCCACCTCCGAAATACACGATGGAGAGTGAAGAAGGTTTACCTCACGAGAGACAATTCACTATTGTTTGTTCAATCCTAAAGTATCGCGAAGTTGGTcaaggaaaaagtaaaaaagtcgCAAAAAGACATGCCGCTCACAAGATGTGGCAAGCTCTACACGATATGAATAATCAAGCTCTCAAGATTAATTATACTACTTTTCTATGCAGACCAAGCACTTCAAGTTTAGCGGATTATAGTGTGGATCTTTCTGCAGAACGTCAAAGTCAAGATACATCTAGTTTGCCCGTTCAATCATTTAAAGAAACGGCAGAAGAAACAGGCGAATttaatga ACCAAGCACTTCAATTATAATGGGTTTTGATACGAATTCTACTGCAGAATGTCAAAACCAAGAATCATCTGAGTTGCCCGTTCAATCATTTGAACaaacaagaaaagaaacaagCGCACTTGATAA ATCAAGCACTTCAAGTGCAGCGGATTATAGTATGGCTCCTACTGATGCAGAACGTCAAAGTGGAGAACTATCTGGTTTGCCAGTTCAATCACTTAAAGAAATGGCAGAAGAAACAGGCGCACTtgataa ACCAAGCACTTCAAGTTTAGCAGATTATAGTGTGGATTCTTCTGCAGAACGTCAAAGTCAAGATACATCTAGTTCGTCCGTTCAATCATTTAAAGAAACGGCAGAAGAAACAAACGCATttaatga ACCAAGCACTTCAATTACAACGGGTTTTGATACAAATCCTACTGCAGTTTGTCGAAGTCAGGAAAAAGTTGATTTGGATCCTCAAACATGTGAACGATCGAAAAAAGAAAGGGCACGTATTGG AACGGTTATGacatcgagaaaaaaatggagcacgttgtggaattatttcgaggaattgaAACCTTTGCTGGTGAAGTGCACgacctgtaaaaaagaaattaaggtaCCTCATAAAACAAATCGCACAACAAAAATGAGAGTACACTTATTAAAAGAACATGGAATATTTTTCGGTGACACTCGCACACTACCTGACGACTTGAGGAAATATTACTCGGAGTTACCGGGATATAAGGCCAAATGTAAAGATTGTGGCAACACATTATCCTTCTTAACAAAGATTGGAAATTTACAAAGACATTTAAGAATGAGACATTCCATAAAAATACAGAGTCGAAATAA TCTGTATTACAGAAAGGTTATGacatcgagaaaaaaatacagcAAGTTGTGGAATTATTTTGAAGAATTGAAACCTTCGCTGATGAAGTGCACgacctgtaaaaaagaaattaaggtaTTTCATCTAACAGATCGCACAACAAAAATGAGAGCCCACTTATTTAATGTACATGGAATATCTCTCGATGATGACACTCTCACACTAACTGACgacttaaaacaatattactcggagttaccgggatataaggcaaaatgtaaagaatgtTGCAAAACAGTGTCTTTCTTAACACATATGCCAAATTTACGAGAACATTTAAGAAGGAGACATTCCATAAGAATCCAGAGTCGAAATAA ACCAAGCACTTCAAGTTTAGCGGATAATGGTATGGATCGTTCTGCAGAATGTCAAAGTGAAGATACATCTGGTTTGTCCGGTCAATCATTTAAAGAAATGACAGGAAAAACAGGCGCACAtaatga ATCAAGCATTTCAAGTTTAGCGGATAATGGTATGGATCCTTTTGCAGAACGTCAAAATCAAGATACATCTGACTTGCTCGttcaatcatttaaaaaaacgacAGAAAAAACAGGCGCTCTTAAAGA ACCAAGCACTTCAAGTTCAATGGATTATAATACAAATCCCGCTGCAGAATGTCAAAGTCAGGAAACAATTGATTTGGATCCTCAAATGTGTAAACAATCGAGAAAGGAAACAAGAGCACGTGATag GGGAGCTGAACGCAGCAGAGTGCAAGGGTAA
- the LOC139809134 gene encoding uncharacterized protein isoform X4: MEEMHQSPQVGPNMMAGVGGVPNHSNNVNRRNRVRVTLHTMMLEKLPLHEAARLEMKSLPSKTPVSILQELLSRRGTIPKYELVQIKEAIHEPTFRYRVTVTDVVDPIVSVMGTGRSKKEAKHAAAKAVLDKLIGVNTEGVESPLLNSLPDSQNLQELQTYEEEKIVNNPIGALQEMCMSHHWPPPKYTMESEEGLPHERQFTIVCSILKYREVGQGKSKKVAKRHAAHKMWQALHDMNNQALKINYTTFLCRPSTSSLADYSVDLSAERQSQDTSSLPVQSFKETAEETGEFNEPSTSIIMGFDTNSTAECQNQESSELPVQSFEQTRKETSALDKSSTSSAADYSMAPTDAERQSGELSGLPVQSLKEMAEETGALDKPSTSSLADYSVDSSAERQSQDTSSSSVQSFKETAEETNAFNEPSTSITTGFDTNPTAVCRSQEKVDLDPQTCERSKKERARIGTVMTSRKKWSTLWNYFEELKPLLVKCTTCKKEIKVPHKTNRTTKMRVHLLKEHGIFFGDTRTLPDDLRKYYSELPGYKAKCKDCGNTLSFLTKIGNLQRHLRMRHSIKIQSRNKKVMTSRKKYSKLWNYFEELKPSLMKCTTCKKEIKVFHLTDRTTKMRAHLFNVHGISLDDDTLTLTDDLKQYYSELPGYKAKCKECCKTVSFLTHMPNLREHLRRRHSIRIQSRNKPSTSSLADNGMDRSAECQSEDTSGLSGQSFKEMTGKTGAHNESSISSLADNGMDPFAERQNQDTSDLLVQSFKKTTEKTGALKEPSTSSSMDYNTNPAAECQSQETIDLDPQMCKQSRKETRARDRSVIMAPKKKRSKLWNYFEKLKSLLVKCAICKIQIHMPHPSNSTSIMIGHLNRHGIFFNNDTFTLPDDLRQYYSELPGYKAKCNDCSKTMPFLTDIIRLRKHLRRHSPRILSR, from the exons atggagGAAATGCATCAATCACCGCAAGTCGGGCCTAACATGATGGCTGGTGTGGGTGGCGTTCCTAATCATTCAAACAACGTCAATCGCCGTAATAGAGTTCGCGTAACGTTGCACACCATGATGTTGGAAAAACTACCGTTGCACGAGGCGGCACGTTTGGAAATGAAGTCGTTACCCAGCAAAACCCCCGTCTCCATTCTGCAGGAATTGCTCTCCCGCCGAGGCACGATACCCAAGTACGAGCTGGTGCAGATCAAGGAAGCCATTCACGAGCCTACGTTTCGATACAGAGTCACCGTCACCGACGTCGTTGATCCCATTGTTTCAGTAATGGGAACTGGCAGGTCCAAAAAAGAAGCGAAACACGCCGCCGCGAAAGCCGTGCTGGATAAATTAATTGGAGTAAATACCGAAGGTGTAGAATCTCCACTTCTAAATAGTTTGCCCGACTCACAAAATTTACAAGAACTCCAGACATATGAGGAGGAGAAAATAGTCAACAACCCAATCGGAGCCTTACAAGAAATGTGTATGTCGCACCACTGGCCACCTCCGAAATACACGATGGAGAGTGAAGAAGGTTTACCTCACGAGAGACAATTCACTATTGTTTGTTCAATCCTAAAGTATCGCGAAGTTGGTcaaggaaaaagtaaaaaagtcgCAAAAAGACATGCCGCTCACAAGATGTGGCAAGCTCTACACGATATGAATAATCAAGCTCTCAAGATTAATTATACTACTTTTCTATGCAGACCAAGCACTTCAAGTTTAGCGGATTATAGTGTGGATCTTTCTGCAGAACGTCAAAGTCAAGATACATCTAGTTTGCCCGTTCAATCATTTAAAGAAACGGCAGAAGAAACAGGCGAATttaatga ACCAAGCACTTCAATTATAATGGGTTTTGATACGAATTCTACTGCAGAATGTCAAAACCAAGAATCATCTGAGTTGCCCGTTCAATCATTTGAACaaacaagaaaagaaacaagCGCACTTGATAA ATCAAGCACTTCAAGTGCAGCGGATTATAGTATGGCTCCTACTGATGCAGAACGTCAAAGTGGAGAACTATCTGGTTTGCCAGTTCAATCACTTAAAGAAATGGCAGAAGAAACAGGCGCACTtgataa ACCAAGCACTTCAAGTTTAGCAGATTATAGTGTGGATTCTTCTGCAGAACGTCAAAGTCAAGATACATCTAGTTCGTCCGTTCAATCATTTAAAGAAACGGCAGAAGAAACAAACGCATttaatga ACCAAGCACTTCAATTACAACGGGTTTTGATACAAATCCTACTGCAGTTTGTCGAAGTCAGGAAAAAGTTGATTTGGATCCTCAAACATGTGAACGATCGAAAAAAGAAAGGGCACGTATTGG AACGGTTATGacatcgagaaaaaaatggagcacgttgtggaattatttcgaggaattgaAACCTTTGCTGGTGAAGTGCACgacctgtaaaaaagaaattaaggtaCCTCATAAAACAAATCGCACAACAAAAATGAGAGTACACTTATTAAAAGAACATGGAATATTTTTCGGTGACACTCGCACACTACCTGACGACTTGAGGAAATATTACTCGGAGTTACCGGGATATAAGGCCAAATGTAAAGATTGTGGCAACACATTATCCTTCTTAACAAAGATTGGAAATTTACAAAGACATTTAAGAATGAGACATTCCATAAAAATACAGAGTCGAAATAA AAAGGTTATGacatcgagaaaaaaatacagcAAGTTGTGGAATTATTTTGAAGAATTGAAACCTTCGCTGATGAAGTGCACgacctgtaaaaaagaaattaaggtaTTTCATCTAACAGATCGCACAACAAAAATGAGAGCCCACTTATTTAATGTACATGGAATATCTCTCGATGATGACACTCTCACACTAACTGACgacttaaaacaatattactcggagttaccgggatataaggcaaaatgtaaagaatgtTGCAAAACAGTGTCTTTCTTAACACATATGCCAAATTTACGAGAACATTTAAGAAGGAGACATTCCATAAGAATCCAGAGTCGAAATAA ACCAAGCACTTCAAGTTTAGCGGATAATGGTATGGATCGTTCTGCAGAATGTCAAAGTGAAGATACATCTGGTTTGTCCGGTCAATCATTTAAAGAAATGACAGGAAAAACAGGCGCACAtaatga ATCAAGCATTTCAAGTTTAGCGGATAATGGTATGGATCCTTTTGCAGAACGTCAAAATCAAGATACATCTGACTTGCTCGttcaatcatttaaaaaaacgacAGAAAAAACAGGCGCTCTTAAAGA ACCAAGCACTTCAAGTTCAATGGATTATAATACAAATCCCGCTGCAGAATGTCAAAGTCAGGAAACAATTGATTTGGATCCTCAAATGTGTAAACAATCGAGAAAGGAAACAAGAGCACGTGATag GTCGGTTATAATggcaccgaaaaaaaaacgcagcaagttgtggaattatttcgagaaattGAAATCTTTGCTGGTAAAATGCgcaatttgtaaaatacaaattcaTATGCCTCATCCATCGAATAGCACATCAATAATGATAGGACACTTAAATAGAcatggaatatttttcaataatgacACATTCACACTACCTGACGACTTGAGGCAATATTACTCGGAGTTACCGGGATATAAAGCAAAATGTAATGATTGTAGTAAAACAATGCCTTTCTTAACAGATATTATACgtttacgaaaacatttaagaagacaTTCACCTAGAATCCTGTCGAGATAA
- the LOC139809134 gene encoding uncharacterized protein isoform X1, producing the protein MEEMHQSPQVGPNMMAGVGGVPNHSNNVNRRNRVRVTLHTMMLEKLPLHEAARLEMKSLPSKTPVSILQELLSRRGTIPKYELVQIKEAIHEPTFRYRVTVTDVVDPIVSVMGTGRSKKEAKHAAAKAVLDKLIGVNTEGVESPLLNSLPDSQNLQELQTYEEEKIVNNPIGALQEMCMSHHWPPPKYTMESEEGLPHERQFTIVCSILKYREVGQGKSKKVAKRHAAHKMWQALHDMNNQALKINYTTFLCRPSTSSLADYSVDLSAERQSQDTSSLPVQSFKETAEETGEFNEPSTSIIMGFDTNSTAECQNQESSELPVQSFEQTRKETSALDKSSTSSAADYSMAPTDAERQSGELSGLPVQSLKEMAEETGALDKPSTSSLADYSVDSSAERQSQDTSSSSVQSFKETAEETNAFNEPSTSITTGFDTNPTAVCRSQEKVDLDPQTCERSKKERARIGTVMTSRKKWSTLWNYFEELKPLLVKCTTCKKEIKVPHKTNRTTKMRVHLLKEHGIFFGDTRTLPDDLRKYYSELPGYKAKCKDCGNTLSFLTKIGNLQRHLRMRHSIKIQSRNNLYYRKVMTSRKKYSKLWNYFEELKPSLMKCTTCKKEIKVFHLTDRTTKMRAHLFNVHGISLDDDTLTLTDDLKQYYSELPGYKAKCKECCKTVSFLTHMPNLREHLRRRHSIRIQSRNKPSTSSLADNGMDRSAECQSEDTSGLSGQSFKEMTGKTGAHNESSISSLADNGMDPFAERQNQDTSDLLVQSFKKTTEKTGALKEPSTSSSMDYNTNPAAECQSQETIDLDPQMCKQSRKETRARDRSVIMAPKKKRSKLWNYFEKLKSLLVKCAICKIQIHMPHPSNSTSIMIGHLNRHGIFFNNDTFTLPDDLRQYYSELPGYKAKCNDCSKTMPFLTDIIRLRKHLRRHSPRILSR; encoded by the exons atggagGAAATGCATCAATCACCGCAAGTCGGGCCTAACATGATGGCTGGTGTGGGTGGCGTTCCTAATCATTCAAACAACGTCAATCGCCGTAATAGAGTTCGCGTAACGTTGCACACCATGATGTTGGAAAAACTACCGTTGCACGAGGCGGCACGTTTGGAAATGAAGTCGTTACCCAGCAAAACCCCCGTCTCCATTCTGCAGGAATTGCTCTCCCGCCGAGGCACGATACCCAAGTACGAGCTGGTGCAGATCAAGGAAGCCATTCACGAGCCTACGTTTCGATACAGAGTCACCGTCACCGACGTCGTTGATCCCATTGTTTCAGTAATGGGAACTGGCAGGTCCAAAAAAGAAGCGAAACACGCCGCCGCGAAAGCCGTGCTGGATAAATTAATTGGAGTAAATACCGAAGGTGTAGAATCTCCACTTCTAAATAGTTTGCCCGACTCACAAAATTTACAAGAACTCCAGACATATGAGGAGGAGAAAATAGTCAACAACCCAATCGGAGCCTTACAAGAAATGTGTATGTCGCACCACTGGCCACCTCCGAAATACACGATGGAGAGTGAAGAAGGTTTACCTCACGAGAGACAATTCACTATTGTTTGTTCAATCCTAAAGTATCGCGAAGTTGGTcaaggaaaaagtaaaaaagtcgCAAAAAGACATGCCGCTCACAAGATGTGGCAAGCTCTACACGATATGAATAATCAAGCTCTCAAGATTAATTATACTACTTTTCTATGCAGACCAAGCACTTCAAGTTTAGCGGATTATAGTGTGGATCTTTCTGCAGAACGTCAAAGTCAAGATACATCTAGTTTGCCCGTTCAATCATTTAAAGAAACGGCAGAAGAAACAGGCGAATttaatga ACCAAGCACTTCAATTATAATGGGTTTTGATACGAATTCTACTGCAGAATGTCAAAACCAAGAATCATCTGAGTTGCCCGTTCAATCATTTGAACaaacaagaaaagaaacaagCGCACTTGATAA ATCAAGCACTTCAAGTGCAGCGGATTATAGTATGGCTCCTACTGATGCAGAACGTCAAAGTGGAGAACTATCTGGTTTGCCAGTTCAATCACTTAAAGAAATGGCAGAAGAAACAGGCGCACTtgataa ACCAAGCACTTCAAGTTTAGCAGATTATAGTGTGGATTCTTCTGCAGAACGTCAAAGTCAAGATACATCTAGTTCGTCCGTTCAATCATTTAAAGAAACGGCAGAAGAAACAAACGCATttaatga ACCAAGCACTTCAATTACAACGGGTTTTGATACAAATCCTACTGCAGTTTGTCGAAGTCAGGAAAAAGTTGATTTGGATCCTCAAACATGTGAACGATCGAAAAAAGAAAGGGCACGTATTGG AACGGTTATGacatcgagaaaaaaatggagcacgttgtggaattatttcgaggaattgaAACCTTTGCTGGTGAAGTGCACgacctgtaaaaaagaaattaaggtaCCTCATAAAACAAATCGCACAACAAAAATGAGAGTACACTTATTAAAAGAACATGGAATATTTTTCGGTGACACTCGCACACTACCTGACGACTTGAGGAAATATTACTCGGAGTTACCGGGATATAAGGCCAAATGTAAAGATTGTGGCAACACATTATCCTTCTTAACAAAGATTGGAAATTTACAAAGACATTTAAGAATGAGACATTCCATAAAAATACAGAGTCGAAATAA TCTGTATTACAGAAAGGTTATGacatcgagaaaaaaatacagcAAGTTGTGGAATTATTTTGAAGAATTGAAACCTTCGCTGATGAAGTGCACgacctgtaaaaaagaaattaaggtaTTTCATCTAACAGATCGCACAACAAAAATGAGAGCCCACTTATTTAATGTACATGGAATATCTCTCGATGATGACACTCTCACACTAACTGACgacttaaaacaatattactcggagttaccgggatataaggcaaaatgtaaagaatgtTGCAAAACAGTGTCTTTCTTAACACATATGCCAAATTTACGAGAACATTTAAGAAGGAGACATTCCATAAGAATCCAGAGTCGAAATAA ACCAAGCACTTCAAGTTTAGCGGATAATGGTATGGATCGTTCTGCAGAATGTCAAAGTGAAGATACATCTGGTTTGTCCGGTCAATCATTTAAAGAAATGACAGGAAAAACAGGCGCACAtaatga ATCAAGCATTTCAAGTTTAGCGGATAATGGTATGGATCCTTTTGCAGAACGTCAAAATCAAGATACATCTGACTTGCTCGttcaatcatttaaaaaaacgacAGAAAAAACAGGCGCTCTTAAAGA ACCAAGCACTTCAAGTTCAATGGATTATAATACAAATCCCGCTGCAGAATGTCAAAGTCAGGAAACAATTGATTTGGATCCTCAAATGTGTAAACAATCGAGAAAGGAAACAAGAGCACGTGATag GTCGGTTATAATggcaccgaaaaaaaaacgcagcaagttgtggaattatttcgagaaattGAAATCTTTGCTGGTAAAATGCgcaatttgtaaaatacaaattcaTATGCCTCATCCATCGAATAGCACATCAATAATGATAGGACACTTAAATAGAcatggaatatttttcaataatgacACATTCACACTACCTGACGACTTGAGGCAATATTACTCGGAGTTACCGGGATATAAAGCAAAATGTAATGATTGTAGTAAAACAATGCCTTTCTTAACAGATATTATACgtttacgaaaacatttaagaagacaTTCACCTAGAATCCTGTCGAGATAA